The following are from one region of the Quercus robur chromosome 1, dhQueRobu3.1, whole genome shotgun sequence genome:
- the LOC126722694 gene encoding mitochondrial ATPase complex subunit ATP10 isoform X1 has translation MQSLKRLTHQASSSTRATLLGAQLSSHQDKLFLHPTRQHLAQRSSIRFLDIYQLGNKAAIEKERARLADEMNRGYFADISELNQHGGKIAMANKIIIPAMAAIKFPALEVNYPDGTTVKLPKTSNGDIVDVDKSAIPKASLLCLSFRANSQAMIDSWSGPFIDAFSNSKDVQLYEVSFIDSWFLRLNPIKWLLLRIMKKSNGGKDALQKQIVYSFGDHYYFRKELKVLNLLTGYIFLLDKFGRIRWQGFGLATQEELSSLLSCASLLLEEK, from the exons ATGCAGAGTTTGAAGCGATTGACCCACcaagcttcttcttcaacccGAGCTACTCTATTGGGTGCTCAGCTTTCAAGCCACCAAGACAAGCTCTTTCTTCATCCTACTCGTCAGCATTTAGCTCAAAGGTCTTCCATTCGCTTCCTCGACATTTACCAG CTGGGAAACAAAGCAGCAATCGAGAAAGAGCGTGCTCGACT TGCAGATGAGATGAACCGGGGATACTTTGCCGATATTTCAGAACTTAACCAACATGGTGGTAAG aTTGCAATggcaaataaaattataattccTGCAATGGCAGCCATAAAGTTTCCTGCATTAGAAGTGAACTACCCTGATGGTACAACAGTGAAGTTGCCAAAAACTTCCAATGGAGATATTGTTGATGTGGACAAATCAGCTATCCCTAAGGCATCTTTGCTATGTCTTTCATTCCGAGCAAACTCTCAG GCAATGATTGATTCTTGGAGTGGGCCTTTTATTGATGCTTTTAGTAATTCAAAAGACGTTCAGCTATATGAG GTATCATTTATAGACTCATGGTTCTTACGTTTGAACCCTATTAAGTGGCTGCTTCTTCGGATAATGAAAAAATCTAATGGAGGGAAGGATGCTCTTCAGAAGCAGATTGTATATTCATTCGGTGACCATTATTACTTCAGAAAAGAACTAAAAGTTCTGAACCTTCTCACTGG GTATATTTTTCTACTTGACAAATTTGGTAGAATAAGATGGCAAGGCTTTGGATTGGCAACGCAAGAGGAGTTGTCATCCCTTCTTTCTTGCGCGTCACTTCTTTTGGAAGAGAAATGA
- the LOC126722694 gene encoding uncharacterized protein LOC126722694 isoform X2 codes for MNRGYFADISELNQHGGKIAMANKIIIPAMAAIKFPALEVNYPDGTTVKLPKTSNGDIVDVDKSAIPKASLLCLSFRANSQAMIDSWSGPFIDAFSNSKDVQLYEVSFIDSWFLRLNPIKWLLLRIMKKSNGGKDALQKQIVYSFGDHYYFRKELKVLNLLTGYIFLLDKFGRIRWQGFGLATQEELSSLLSCASLLLEEK; via the exons ATGAACCGGGGATACTTTGCCGATATTTCAGAACTTAACCAACATGGTGGTAAG aTTGCAATggcaaataaaattataattccTGCAATGGCAGCCATAAAGTTTCCTGCATTAGAAGTGAACTACCCTGATGGTACAACAGTGAAGTTGCCAAAAACTTCCAATGGAGATATTGTTGATGTGGACAAATCAGCTATCCCTAAGGCATCTTTGCTATGTCTTTCATTCCGAGCAAACTCTCAG GCAATGATTGATTCTTGGAGTGGGCCTTTTATTGATGCTTTTAGTAATTCAAAAGACGTTCAGCTATATGAG GTATCATTTATAGACTCATGGTTCTTACGTTTGAACCCTATTAAGTGGCTGCTTCTTCGGATAATGAAAAAATCTAATGGAGGGAAGGATGCTCTTCAGAAGCAGATTGTATATTCATTCGGTGACCATTATTACTTCAGAAAAGAACTAAAAGTTCTGAACCTTCTCACTGG GTATATTTTTCTACTTGACAAATTTGGTAGAATAAGATGGCAAGGCTTTGGATTGGCAACGCAAGAGGAGTTGTCATCCCTTCTTTCTTGCGCGTCACTTCTTTTGGAAGAGAAATGA